A single Tenacibaculum sp. 190524A02b DNA region contains:
- the gldA gene encoding gliding motility-associated ABC transporter ATP-binding subunit GldA, which yields MSIELSSISKHYGTQKAVNNISFKAGKGEIVGFLGPNGAGKSTTMKILTGFIKPTEGAVLVNGIDVIVNPIEAQKNIGYLPEHNPLYLDMYVKEYLQFQASIHKIGKNQIAEVVKKVGLEIESHKKIQQLSKGYRQRVGLAAAILHDPEVLILDEPTTGLDPNQLVEIRELIKELGKNKTVLLSTHIMQEVEAVCDRVIIINKGVIVVNTPLQDLKTSNQQTIKVTFDYKLEEQFIKRLPNITTFKNTSENNWILTFDSSEDMRPVIFDFAQENGLKILGLNKENKNLESLFQELTNNTVIKE from the coding sequence ATGTCGATAGAACTTTCTTCAATAAGTAAGCATTATGGTACTCAAAAAGCTGTAAACAATATTTCTTTTAAAGCAGGCAAAGGAGAAATTGTTGGTTTTTTAGGTCCTAATGGTGCCGGGAAGTCAACGACAATGAAAATATTAACAGGTTTTATAAAACCTACAGAAGGGGCTGTTTTAGTAAATGGAATAGACGTAATTGTAAATCCAATTGAAGCACAAAAGAATATTGGCTATTTACCAGAACATAACCCACTGTATTTGGATATGTATGTGAAAGAGTATTTACAATTCCAAGCATCAATTCATAAAATAGGCAAAAATCAAATTGCTGAGGTTGTTAAAAAAGTAGGCTTAGAGATAGAATCACATAAAAAAATACAACAACTGTCAAAAGGTTATCGACAACGTGTTGGTTTAGCTGCTGCAATTTTACATGATCCAGAAGTATTGATTTTAGATGAACCAACAACTGGATTAGACCCAAATCAATTGGTAGAAATCCGAGAATTAATAAAGGAATTAGGGAAGAATAAAACAGTGTTACTATCAACACACATTATGCAAGAAGTAGAAGCAGTGTGTGATAGAGTTATTATCATTAATAAAGGAGTAATAGTAGTTAATACTCCTTTACAAGATTTAAAAACAAGTAACCAACAAACTATAAAAGTTACTTTTGATTATAAGCTAGAGGAACAGTTTATAAAAAGATTACCCAATATAACCACTTTTAAAAATACTTCAGAAAATAATTGGATACTTACTTTTGACTCTTCAGAAGATATGCGCCCAGTTATTTTTGATTTTGCTCAAGAAAACGGACTTAAAATTTTAGGTTTAAATAAAGAGAACAAAAACTTGGAAAGCTTATTCCAAGAACTGACCAACAATACAGTTATAAAAGAGTAA
- a CDS encoding peptidase domain-containing ABC transporter has translation MKKEKFPFYRQLDYRDCGPTCLRMVSKFHGKSFSREFLREKASITKEGVTMAGIADAAEIIEMRTLGMRLSLDSVVNEAPTPFIVPWRQKHFVVVYKTSKTKVFVADPAQGLLEYSHQEFHKAWTNAPDNNGFVLLLEPNAKFHTQEESTSKNQGFSFLIPYIKPYKKLIYQLFIGLTVGTLIQFILPFLIQSVVDIGVNTQDISFIYLILMAQLVLFVSQTLVRIFREWLLLHVTSRFNIKMISDFLYKMLKLPIPYFETRNTGEHLQRVNDHNRIQNFVSSSTFNMVYSLVLFLVFSAVLAFYNLTIFVVFLIGAIAYVGWTFFFLKKRAELDFKRFDELSQSQTSLVQIINGVKEIKVNNSQRKNRWKWEQIQISLFKTSLSSLQLAQYQSIGSSFINELKNILITFLSATAVVQGNITLGMMLSIQYIVGQLNLPLSNFISFIQVWQDAKISLERLLQVHNKEDEDAKNENKVKELPSSKDIVIKDLWFRYGGKSKPFVLKGLNCTLPEGKTTAIVGASGSGKTTLLKLLLKFYQPTQGSITVNTTDLSVVNNDFWRMNCGAVLQDTFIFNDTIAGNISESEQNEILDREKLLQASNIANINGFIEKLPNKYNTELGTSGIRLSGGQEQRIMIARAVYKNPFFVFFDEATSALDANNEKVIMENLNAFIKNRTSVIVAHRLSTVKNADNIIVLEDGEIVEEGNHKQLTQQRGKYYELVKNQLELGN, from the coding sequence ATGAAAAAAGAAAAATTTCCTTTTTATAGACAATTAGATTATAGAGATTGTGGGCCAACTTGTTTACGCATGGTGTCAAAATTCCATGGTAAAAGCTTTTCAAGAGAATTTTTAAGAGAAAAAGCAAGTATAACAAAAGAAGGAGTAACCATGGCTGGTATTGCAGATGCAGCCGAGATTATTGAGATGCGTACTTTAGGAATGCGATTGTCATTAGACAGTGTGGTTAATGAAGCACCAACACCATTTATAGTTCCATGGAGGCAAAAACATTTTGTAGTGGTGTACAAAACGTCCAAAACCAAAGTATTTGTAGCAGATCCAGCACAAGGTTTATTAGAGTATTCGCATCAGGAGTTTCATAAAGCATGGACAAATGCACCTGATAATAACGGGTTTGTTTTACTATTAGAACCCAATGCGAAGTTTCATACGCAAGAAGAAAGCACTTCAAAAAATCAAGGGTTTTCATTTTTGATACCTTATATCAAGCCCTATAAAAAACTAATTTATCAGCTATTTATAGGACTTACTGTAGGTACTTTAATACAATTTATTCTTCCTTTTTTAATTCAATCGGTAGTAGATATAGGTGTAAATACACAAGATATTTCATTTATCTATTTAATACTAATGGCACAATTAGTCTTATTTGTGTCGCAAACACTCGTTCGCATTTTTAGAGAGTGGTTACTATTGCATGTAACAAGTAGGTTTAATATAAAAATGATTTCAGATTTTTTATATAAAATGCTAAAACTACCCATTCCATATTTTGAAACTAGGAATACAGGAGAACATTTACAACGTGTAAATGACCATAATAGAATACAAAACTTTGTGTCTTCTTCTACTTTTAACATGGTATATTCACTAGTCTTATTTTTAGTGTTTAGTGCTGTGTTAGCTTTTTACAACCTAACAATATTCGTGGTTTTTCTTATAGGAGCTATAGCTTATGTAGGATGGACTTTTTTCTTTTTAAAAAAACGCGCTGAGTTAGATTTTAAACGATTTGATGAACTGTCTCAAAGTCAAACATCATTAGTGCAAATTATTAATGGTGTAAAAGAAATCAAAGTAAATAACTCACAAAGAAAAAACAGATGGAAGTGGGAACAAATACAAATAAGTTTGTTTAAAACCTCATTAAGTTCATTACAGTTAGCACAATATCAATCTATCGGATCTAGCTTTATAAATGAACTAAAAAACATACTCATTACTTTTTTATCGGCTACCGCTGTAGTACAAGGAAATATTACATTAGGGATGATGCTTTCCATCCAATACATTGTAGGACAATTAAACTTACCATTAAGTAATTTTATAAGCTTTATCCAAGTTTGGCAAGATGCAAAAATTAGCTTAGAAAGATTATTACAGGTTCATAATAAAGAAGATGAAGATGCTAAAAATGAAAATAAAGTAAAAGAGTTACCCAGCTCAAAAGATATTGTAATCAAAGATTTATGGTTTAGATATGGAGGGAAATCCAAACCATTTGTGCTTAAAGGACTCAATTGCACCTTACCAGAAGGAAAAACTACAGCAATTGTTGGAGCTAGTGGAAGCGGAAAAACTACATTGCTAAAGTTATTACTAAAATTTTACCAACCAACACAAGGTAGTATTACGGTTAATACTACAGATTTGTCTGTGGTAAATAATGATTTTTGGCGAATGAATTGTGGAGCTGTTTTACAAGATACTTTTATTTTTAATGATACTATTGCTGGCAACATTTCAGAATCTGAACAAAACGAAATTTTAGACAGAGAGAAGTTATTACAAGCTTCTAATATAGCTAATATCAATGGGTTTATAGAGAAACTTCCCAATAAATACAATACTGAATTAGGAACTTCTGGTATACGGTTAAGTGGAGGACAAGAACAACGTATTATGATTGCAAGAGCAGTGTATAAAAATCCATTTTTTGTTTTTTTTGATGAAGCAACTAGTGCTTTAGATGCCAATAATGAAAAAGTAATTATGGAAAACTTAAATGCTTTTATCAAAAATAGAACATCAGTTATTGTAGCTCACAGATTAAGTACGGTAAAAAATGCGGATAATATTATTGTTTTGGAAGATGGAGAAATAGTAGAAGAAGGAAATCATAAGCAATTAACGCAGCAAAGAGGAAAGTATTATGAATTGGTGAAAAATCAACTTGAATTAGGAAATTAA
- a CDS encoding HlyD family efflux transporter periplasmic adaptor subunit has protein sequence MEEQELHIYSEQVKDVLTSPPKAIHRWGNTILFFFFVLILILSYVIKYSDIVTGQAVLTTTIPPQKEYARTTGKLARVFVKNNQKVKENTHLALIENTANYEDVMQLKSIVDTIHVNAENFQFPMTQLPVLFLGEIETAFSVFENNYIQYILNKTANSYQFEQANNQYTLAQLKLRLKASEEKRKINEEELLFKKKDIDRLQGLLDKGVISEQNFEQKKLAYLEAKRSFNDVNITISQIKERISNSSTTKKQADIANVRKEINLLKATLQSFNQLKKVIKDWELRYLFKSNINGTVSFMNVWSKNQTVNTNDLVFTIVPETVSTYICKVQVPVTNAGKLKIGQSVNIKLSSYPDHEFGVLKGRVNKIALIPTEKGMYLLDVILPNGLQTTYNKTLKFTQEMQGVAEVITEDLRLVERIFYRFKKIINKS, from the coding sequence ATGGAAGAACAAGAACTACATATTTATAGTGAGCAAGTAAAAGATGTATTAACCTCTCCACCAAAAGCAATACACAGGTGGGGAAATACCATACTTTTTTTCTTTTTTGTACTAATTTTAATTTTATCGTATGTAATTAAGTATTCTGATATTGTAACTGGGCAAGCTGTATTAACCACCACAATTCCGCCACAGAAAGAGTATGCAAGAACAACAGGAAAGTTGGCGCGTGTTTTTGTAAAAAACAATCAAAAAGTAAAAGAAAACACACACTTAGCATTGATTGAAAACACCGCAAATTATGAAGATGTAATGCAGTTGAAATCTATAGTAGATACCATACATGTGAATGCTGAAAACTTTCAATTTCCAATGACTCAACTACCAGTACTTTTTCTAGGAGAAATAGAAACAGCATTTTCTGTTTTTGAAAATAACTACATACAATATATCCTTAACAAAACAGCCAACTCTTATCAATTTGAACAAGCTAATAATCAATATACATTAGCACAATTAAAACTAAGACTAAAAGCTTCGGAAGAAAAGAGGAAAATAAACGAAGAAGAACTCTTATTTAAAAAGAAAGATATAGATAGGTTACAAGGGCTTTTAGATAAAGGAGTAATATCCGAACAAAATTTTGAACAAAAAAAGTTAGCTTATTTAGAAGCTAAACGAAGTTTTAATGATGTAAACATTACGATATCACAAATAAAAGAACGCATAAGTAATTCAAGCACCACTAAAAAGCAAGCAGATATAGCCAATGTTAGAAAAGAAATCAATTTATTAAAAGCAACATTACAATCTTTCAATCAATTAAAAAAAGTAATTAAAGATTGGGAACTAAGGTATTTGTTTAAATCAAATATAAACGGAACCGTTTCTTTTATGAATGTATGGAGTAAAAACCAAACAGTGAATACTAACGATTTAGTTTTTACTATTGTACCAGAAACCGTTTCAACATATATTTGTAAAGTACAAGTTCCTGTAACCAATGCAGGAAAACTAAAAATTGGACAATCGGTTAATATAAAATTGAGTAGCTATCCAGATCATGAATTTGGGGTTTTAAAAGGTAGAGTAAATAAAATTGCATTAATTCCTACTGAAAAAGGGATGTATTTGTTGGATGTAATTTTGCCAAACGGTTTACAAACTACTTATAATAAAACTTTAAAATTTACTCAAGAAATGCAAGGTGTAGCCGAAGTAATTACAGAAGATTTACGATTGGTAGAACGCATTTTTTACCGATTCAAAAAAATAATTAATAAAAGTTAA
- a CDS encoding tetratricopeptide repeat protein, which yields MAIVSCQTKTTKPNWNSYSEKEKDSIAERYHQISNYYLQPSELYRMYKDSASLVLPNKIEYIQKHSYSYKKVGDHIKAMEILNKAVEKDTANGRADALQYKVWSLLYFYRDYEGTIKDVAIIEKITGNKYNPCWGEPCGLHKAQALYKLKRYDEAIEELKIVNIEEEKLGFDISDNHLVFFYLGRCYAEKKDYKNAIDCFNQSLKGAYNMFPEAYYQLGLIYKAQKDYKKAKEYFLKAQKIPEYKMNEPYFERFDEVFPYMIEEQLRELL from the coding sequence ATGGCAATAGTAAGTTGTCAAACCAAAACAACCAAACCAAACTGGAATTCCTATTCTGAAAAAGAAAAAGATTCCATTGCAGAAAGATACCATCAAATTTCTAATTACTATTTGCAGCCTTCTGAATTATACAGGATGTATAAAGACTCAGCTAGTTTAGTATTGCCCAATAAAATAGAATACATTCAAAAACATTCCTATTCCTATAAAAAAGTTGGAGATCATATAAAAGCCATGGAAATTTTGAATAAGGCTGTAGAAAAAGATACTGCAAATGGCAGGGCAGATGCGTTACAGTACAAAGTATGGTCGTTATTATATTTCTATAGAGATTATGAGGGAACTATAAAAGATGTGGCTATCATAGAAAAAATAACAGGAAATAAATACAATCCATGTTGGGGAGAACCTTGTGGTTTACATAAAGCGCAAGCTTTATACAAGTTAAAGAGATATGATGAAGCCATTGAAGAACTAAAAATAGTAAACATAGAAGAAGAGAAGTTAGGTTTTGATATAAGTGATAATCATTTAGTGTTTTTTTATTTAGGAAGATGTTATGCAGAGAAGAAAGATTATAAAAATGCTATTGACTGTTTTAATCAATCCTTAAAAGGAGCTTACAATATGTTTCCTGAAGCCTATTATCAATTAGGTTTAATTTATAAAGCGCAAAAAGATTATAAAAAAGCAAAAGAATACTTTTTAAAAGCTCAAAAAATACCCGAATACAAAATGAACGAACCTTATTTTGAACGTTTTGATGAGGTCTTTCCTTATATGATTGAAGAACAACTTAGAGAGTTACTTTAA
- a CDS encoding DUF6443 domain-containing protein — protein MKKLLLFLGYITSAVFFTAQAQVELNTPETGEHYAPTSIVLKPGFSTTNFWAYIVEDPYTAIDLSEDENYVFSRTYQSPLKNTNDIRSNRDVIEQITYFDGLGRAKQSIGIKQSPNKKDIVTHIGYDDLGRQDKEFLPFVGTNSTGAIVKGTSANYVEGLTQAYYATEYPNDFSTSGQPVNAYSQKLLEDSPLSRVLKQAAPGHDWRLGAGHEIEFDYQTNSDADGVKLFTVTTSESNGVFVPFLEGGTTNYAAGKLYKTITKDENHDGTASKLHTTEEYKNKEGQVILKRTFASTSSATEEAHDTYYIYDDFGNLTYVLPPKVVISDNSGVSSTELSELCYQYKYDYRNRLAEKKIPGKEWEYIVYDKLDRPVLTQDANLRTTKNWLFTKYDELGRVILTGKTWDDAPYYDIQSWIASSFPRNASSRTSNYTTIDSKKIYYNYTQSYPSGTSIELHTVNYYDTYVDLPTGLGASITTYYNQTSTGNTKGLATVNKVRVLGTNDWIHTVTYYDEKARPIYVYSKNDYLQTIDIVESKLDFVGKVLETKTTHKKIGKDDIVTLDVFSYDHAGRMTKQTQQINSQATETIVANTYDELGQLKSKEVGGTSSPLQTVDYSYNVRGWLKNINEDSNANDNDLFNFSLYYNDVTDVNKRLYNGNIAQTSWNSLTVNPSGNPKSTQYSYTYDALNRIIGAIDNTGRYNLGGFDASGTLTTPITYDKNGNILSLLRKGHLTADVSSFGTMDNLTYTYDAGNKLEKVTDTATSNEGFKDGTNTGDDYSYDANGNLIQDLNKKINRIFYNHLNLPTQVYFKDGKRGLGSITYTYDATGAKLRKVVSQGRSITTTDYAGNQIYENNNLQFFNHPEGYITPVNNEFKYVYQYTDHLSNVRLSYIDNNKDGVITPSTEIIEESNYYPFGLKHKGYNNNVSSLGNSTAQKFKYNGVEYEESLGLNLYEMEFRSYDPAIGKFNGIDPVTHYSQGTSVAFDNNPVFWADPSGADSIYNEKTGQYVINGKVVSFDEALNYANNGGNADGSNNNTPDDIITLDKNGKVTSVERDNSFNIFFDEKGNRLDINDLEGLDNPILSKKFNKGDQVFYYMSTEELQKFMKAAGSIEYKNEFNWLERQLWKIKYAKASYYEYDFGFSVLQDLLKVSTDNMTELYYGSGYVDGVPFIRFQSNKMLYNLPDAGNFMWGQRAKLNKLPQKIMIDAANKNEGGKDTSADLRAIISGFNY, from the coding sequence ATGAAAAAGTTATTATTATTTTTAGGCTATATTACTAGTGCTGTTTTCTTTACAGCACAGGCACAAGTTGAACTTAACACTCCTGAAACAGGAGAACATTATGCGCCTACCTCTATTGTCTTAAAACCAGGATTTAGCACCACTAATTTTTGGGCATATATTGTGGAAGATCCTTATACTGCTATTGATTTAAGTGAGGACGAAAATTATGTGTTTTCACGTACGTACCAAAGTCCTTTGAAAAACACCAATGACATTCGTAGTAATCGAGATGTTATTGAACAAATTACGTATTTTGATGGGTTAGGACGTGCTAAGCAAAGCATTGGTATCAAGCAATCTCCTAACAAAAAAGACATTGTAACCCATATTGGTTATGATGATTTAGGAAGGCAGGATAAAGAGTTTTTACCGTTTGTTGGGACTAATAGCACAGGTGCTATTGTTAAGGGAACTTCGGCTAATTATGTTGAAGGGTTGACACAAGCTTATTATGCTACTGAATACCCAAATGATTTTTCAACTTCTGGGCAACCCGTAAATGCGTATTCTCAAAAATTATTAGAGGACTCGCCATTAAGTCGTGTCTTAAAACAAGCGGCTCCTGGGCACGACTGGCGTTTGGGAGCTGGTCATGAAATTGAATTTGATTATCAAACCAACTCTGATGCTGATGGGGTAAAATTATTTACGGTTACTACTTCAGAAAGTAATGGTGTGTTTGTACCGTTTTTAGAAGGTGGTACTACTAATTATGCCGCTGGTAAGTTATACAAAACCATTACTAAAGATGAAAATCATGATGGTACTGCTAGTAAATTACATACTACAGAAGAGTATAAAAACAAAGAAGGGCAAGTTATCTTGAAACGTACTTTTGCTTCGACAAGTTCAGCGACCGAAGAAGCGCATGATACGTATTATATCTATGATGATTTTGGTAATTTAACCTATGTACTGCCTCCAAAAGTAGTGATAAGTGATAATAGTGGAGTTTCTAGTACTGAACTTTCTGAATTGTGTTACCAATATAAATACGATTATAGAAACCGTTTGGCAGAAAAGAAAATACCGGGCAAGGAATGGGAATATATTGTGTATGATAAATTAGACAGACCTGTTTTAACACAGGATGCTAATTTAAGAACTACTAAAAATTGGCTTTTTACTAAATACGATGAATTAGGTAGAGTTATTTTAACGGGGAAAACATGGGATGATGCTCCTTATTATGACATTCAAAGTTGGATTGCTAGCTCTTTTCCTAGAAATGCCTCTAGTAGAACCTCAAATTATACGACTATAGATTCTAAAAAAATATACTATAATTACACTCAATCCTATCCTTCGGGAACTTCTATAGAGCTTCATACGGTAAATTACTATGATACTTATGTTGATTTACCAACAGGATTAGGAGCTTCTATAACAACTTACTATAACCAAACCTCTACAGGTAACACCAAAGGCTTGGCTACAGTGAATAAAGTACGTGTTTTAGGTACTAATGACTGGATACATACCGTAACGTATTATGATGAAAAAGCAAGACCTATTTATGTGTATAGTAAAAATGATTATTTACAAACTATAGATATTGTAGAAAGTAAATTGGATTTTGTTGGAAAAGTATTGGAAACAAAAACTACGCATAAAAAAATTGGAAAAGATGACATTGTAACGCTTGATGTATTTAGTTATGACCATGCCGGTAGAATGACTAAACAGACTCAGCAAATTAATAGTCAAGCTACTGAAACTATTGTAGCCAATACTTATGATGAACTAGGTCAGTTAAAAAGTAAAGAGGTTGGAGGTACTAGCAGTCCTTTACAAACAGTAGATTATAGTTATAATGTACGTGGTTGGTTGAAAAATATTAATGAAGATTCTAATGCTAATGACAATGATTTGTTTAACTTTAGCCTATACTATAATGATGTAACGGATGTGAATAAGCGCTTGTATAATGGAAATATCGCCCAAACTAGTTGGAATAGCTTAACTGTAAACCCCTCAGGAAACCCTAAGAGTACTCAATATTCATATACCTATGATGCTCTCAATAGAATTATAGGGGCTATTGATAATACAGGTAGGTATAACTTAGGTGGTTTTGATGCTAGTGGCACGTTAACAACTCCTATTACTTATGACAAAAATGGAAATATTTTATCTCTACTAAGAAAAGGACATCTAACTGCTGATGTTTCTAGCTTTGGTACGATGGATAATTTAACTTACACTTATGATGCTGGTAATAAACTTGAAAAAGTAACTGATACTGCTACCAGTAATGAAGGTTTTAAAGATGGTACTAATACTGGAGATGATTATTCCTATGATGCTAATGGCAACCTAATACAAGACCTTAACAAGAAGATTAATAGAATTTTTTACAACCATTTAAATTTACCAACACAGGTATATTTTAAAGATGGTAAAAGAGGCTTAGGTAGTATTACTTATACTTATGATGCTACTGGAGCTAAATTGCGAAAAGTAGTTTCACAAGGTCGTAGTATTACAACCACAGATTATGCAGGTAATCAAATCTATGAAAATAATAACCTACAATTTTTTAATCACCCAGAAGGGTATATAACACCTGTTAATAATGAATTCAAGTATGTTTATCAGTATACAGATCACCTGAGTAATGTAAGGTTGTCTTATATAGATAATAATAAAGATGGTGTTATTACGCCTAGTACAGAAATTATAGAAGAAAGTAATTATTATCCCTTTGGATTAAAGCATAAAGGATATAATAACAACGTTTCTTCTCTTGGAAATAGCACGGCGCAGAAGTTTAAGTACAATGGTGTTGAATACGAAGAGTCTTTAGGATTGAATTTGTATGAGATGGAGTTTAGAAGTTATGACCCTGCAATTGGAAAATTCAATGGAATAGACCCTGTTACGCATTATTCACAAGGAACTAGTGTTGCTTTTGATAATAACCCTGTATTTTGGGCTGACCCTTCGGGTGCGGATTCAATTTATAACGAAAAAACTGGTCAGTATGTAATAAATGGTAAAGTAGTTTCTTTTGATGAAGCTCTTAACTATGCTAATAATGGCGGAAATGCAGACGGGAGTAATAATAATACTCCTGATGATATAATTACTCTTGATAAAAATGGTAAAGTTACCTCTGTAGAAAGAGATAATAGTTTTAATATATTTTTTGACGAAAAAGGGAATAGATTAGATATTAATGATTTAGAAGGGTTGGATAATCCTATTCTCAGTAAGAAATTTAATAAAGGCGATCAAGTGTTTTATTATATGTCTACAGAGGAGTTGCAAAAATTTATGAAAGCAGCTGGAAGCATTGAGTATAAAAATGAATTTAATTGGCTTGAAAGACAATTATGGAAAATTAAGTATGCTAAAGCATCTTATTATGAATATGATTTTGGTTTTTCAGTCCTTCAAGACTTATTGAAAGTTTCAACAGATAATATGACTGAACTATATTATGGAAGTGGTTATGTTGATGGTGTTCCTTTTATAAGATTTCAATCTAACAAAATGTTATATAATCTTCCAGATGCAGGTAACTTTATGTGGGGTCAAAGAGCTAAATTAAATAAATTACCTCAAAAAATAATGATTGATGCTGCTAATAAGAATGAAGGAGGAAAAGATACTTCAGCAGATTTACGTGCGATAATTTCAGGTTTTAACTATTAA
- a CDS encoding RHS repeat-associated core domain-containing protein, which translates to MVLGDFPFGLKHKGYNNNISSLGNSTAQKFGYNGKELEESLGLNWLEYGARNYNASLGRFFNIDRYSESFMPISTYQYGANNPVLYMDYNGDYITIDVAGVDVIYENGKTYWVEKDKNGNIKKGDEFDGKGTAFYRQAVKDLNKVGSTKQGGRIIGKLQESSDAYNISSSGFANINTTDPISGNIKYSQKGGVSADGVNFNKSYITLGHELAHAYDVDRGFDTFSESSGVKDTEVNAVSFENYLRALDGETTMRLYYDRYIGDKLGGKTADFFKNYKAPIGRNEVYRLTNVISPTSREGNLIKKDNIRVSTRAIGITKIYDTKKKVFISN; encoded by the coding sequence TTGGTCTTAGGCGATTTTCCTTTTGGATTAAAACATAAAGGATACAATAACAACATTTCTTCACTTGGAAATAGCACAGCACAGAAATTTGGGTATAATGGTAAAGAGTTAGAAGAAAGTTTAGGGCTAAATTGGTTAGAATATGGAGCAAGAAATTATAATGCTAGTTTAGGAAGATTTTTCAATATTGATAGATATTCAGAAAGTTTTATGCCAATATCGACATATCAGTATGGTGCTAATAATCCAGTATTATACATGGACTACAATGGAGATTATATAACTATTGATGTAGCTGGTGTGGATGTTATTTATGAAAATGGAAAGACTTATTGGGTAGAGAAAGATAAAAATGGAAATATCAAAAAAGGAGATGAATTTGATGGTAAGGGTACTGCTTTTTATAGGCAAGCCGTTAAAGATTTGAATAAAGTTGGTTCGACCAAACAGGGAGGACGAATTATAGGGAAACTTCAAGAATCCTCAGATGCTTATAATATAAGTAGTTCTGGATTTGCAAATATTAACACTACAGACCCAATTTCAGGAAACATCAAGTACTCTCAAAAAGGAGGAGTGTCTGCTGATGGCGTTAATTTTAATAAAAGTTATATAACTTTGGGGCATGAACTTGCTCATGCTTATGATGTTGATAGAGGTTTTGATACATTTTCTGAGTCTAGTGGTGTAAAAGATACCGAAGTAAATGCTGTTTCTTTTGAAAACTATTTAAGAGCCTTGGATGGTGAAACAACAATGAGATTATATTATGACAGATATATTGGTGACAAGCTAGGAGGTAAAACTGCTGATTTCTTTAAGAATTACAAAGCTCCAATAGGAAGAAATGAAGTATATAGGTTAACTAATGTAATTTCGCCGACAAGCAGAGAAGGTAATCTTATAAAAAAAGACAATATAAGAGTCTCAACTCGTGCTATTGGTATTACAAAAATATACGATACAAAAAAGAAAGTATTTATTTCTAATTAA
- a CDS encoding RHS repeat-associated core domain-containing protein: protein MAQKFGYNGVEYNESLGLNLMEMDMRQYDPALARWTGIDPVTHHTMSTYAAFDNDPVFWVDPSGADSGTMKIQDLNGNWHTLTEDDYTTLYSSNTNDSDYDKGIENPDPIVDRIYGEIAAFGDKVDYTYKLLDDEKGIHRITITGVTYFTDKGKRKKRYEELEVIIIANEGKPKIMSTKLITGIYKKSSRCMICGDGGHFSLEKKHETDAGFSSHLVDYLANPVKEMLIRDSEWNLFNKPAKYVDRMADILVYQGFAASAYYGARQRNIYADVFGKKTGRKAVILNLAFGALYKSRKMQDYTGKSYTFTLYERK from the coding sequence GTGGCTCAAAAGTTTGGGTACAACGGAGTTGAGTACAATGAAAGTCTAGGGCTGAATCTAATGGAAATGGATATGCGTCAGTATGATCCAGCTCTTGCACGTTGGACAGGAATTGACCCTGTTACACATCATACGATGAGTACCTATGCAGCGTTTGATAATGACCCAGTTTTTTGGGTAGACCCCAGTGGAGCAGATTCAGGAACAATGAAGATTCAAGATTTAAATGGAAATTGGCATACTTTAACAGAAGATGATTATACTACATTATATAGTTCTAATACTAATGATAGTGATTATGATAAAGGGATTGAAAACCCTGATCCTATAGTTGATCGTATTTATGGAGAGATAGCTGCTTTTGGAGATAAAGTTGATTACACATATAAACTACTTGATGACGAAAAAGGTATACATAGAATTACTATTACGGGGGTAACTTATTTTACGGATAAAGGAAAAAGAAAGAAAAGATATGAAGAGTTAGAGGTTATAATAATAGCAAATGAAGGAAAGCCTAAAATTATGTCTACCAAATTAATAACAGGTATTTATAAAAAGAGTTCAAGATGTATGATATGTGGAGATGGAGGTCATTTTTCTTTGGAGAAAAAACATGAAACAGATGCAGGTTTTAGTTCTCATTTAGTTGATTATTTAGCTAATCCTGTAAAAGAAATGTTAATACGTGATTCAGAATGGAACCTTTTTAATAAACCTGCGAAATATGTTGATCGTATGGCGGATATTCTTGTTTATCAGGGTTTTGCAGCATCTGCTTATTATGGTGCAAGACAAAGAAATATATATGCTGATGTTTTTGGAAAAAAAACAGGAAGAAAGGCTGTAATTTTGAACTTAGCTTTTGGTGCACTTTACAAGTCGAGAAAGATGCAGGATTATACAGGGAAATCATATACTTTTACACTTTATGAACGCAAATAG